CACTAGCTCAAAGGAGTGTTTGACTCACTCCTCAAAGAACAACAATCAAGTCCGAACTAGTCAACTCCGAATAACATAGCTATCGATCGGGTGACGACAAATATGTCTTTGACGCAAATTGTGTCCGATGGATTGATCTTCTATCTTGTTTTAATTTGTGATGTGATCGCATCTCATTTTTACATCGAACAGAATGGATTTTCTATCGTTTCTTCCTAGCTTGAATTGGAAAACTGATGATCATAAGACCAAAAACATGAAGTACAGTACCGATGGAGATGATTCGTGACTTGAACAACCTCGCATATGGATCTGGTTTCTACTCTGAAGGTATTCGCGTTCAATTGTGACTGACCAATTTACTCactcaagaggaagattcatCCCCACACGAGCAACACGAAAGGAGGGTACTGAGCGTTTCGCGCTTTCTTATCCCTTATTCCTGCGCCCAAAAGTTATATTTCATAGTTTACTCATCAACGACCCTTTTCCCCTCAGAAAGTCAGCTAATTCATCAAAGGAATGTTAAAATGTTActtcctatcatccatcGCCCACCAAAATCTTTCAAAAATCTACGAATCGATTCCATACGTTTGATGATGGTACCTCAACTTATATTCGTGAACTTTCATTCATTgcaggtagaagaagagaggaaaatGAATTGATCTGTACTGATGTATCGACGCTTTGAccctccctttccttcatcttctcgttTGAATCCCCACTAAAAATGAAAACGCTGATCAATCTGTTCTTGTTTATATCATTCAAATCCACGATCCATCAAGGAAAACTCGTTACATCTTTGATAACCCGAGGAGGATTCAGACATGTCTTCCTCTGCTCTTCCCCCTTGGATCAGTATATTCAACTACACGTTACTGCACGATCTTTGCCATCAAAGTTgaggtcatcatcattatcatcactGATTTGAGATCTCACCCGAACAATAACATTCAACCCATCTCACATCTCGTATCAAAGTTAAGGTATAAATATCCTTCTACTTTTctcacttcaacttcgatttcttctttccttttcttatcttctttcctcaagGGAGGAAATTAAATCCTTCAAATCGTACTTAGCTTTAGACAGATTAGTACATTCATATTCCTTCCTCCTGATTTATCGATGTTGCTCTCCCTGGTCTCACCACTTCGTGGTAGGATCTAGCATCGTCTCCCATCGACAGTATAATTAGCTAGAgatatatcgtatcatcTTTTCGCTACTCCAACGCAACACGAAGGATAAATCTGCGTCGTCTACCGAAGAACAGGTTTCATCTGCCTCTCATATCCATTTACTCGCGAATCTCTTAAGTCGCTTCTTTCAGCGACTGTACGACCTTCGGACTACGCTCTAATACGCCTCAAGCTCTGCTCTAATACActcttcttacttctcttCTGGCGACTTTGCGACCTTCGGACTTCGCTTCAATCCGCCTTAAGACCTGCTCCTATACGCTTCAACGACCTTCTCGTGCGGCCACTGCACGAACTTCGGACCTAACGCTCAAAGAAAGAATTCAGCTTAACCTGGCGGTGAGTTTACCTTCCTCTACTTCCAACTCAGAACATATACCTACCTCCTTTCATGGTTATACGTCCTCTGTCATCTTGCATCTCCGCTTCCTTGTACCGTCCAACCCGatttccatctcatctcgatctcaGTCCAGTGTTTTGTTGTACTTGACCATTCATGGTCATACCTTTGTATCATCTTGCCATCTGTCCTCGGACGTAGAATGGCGACCTCATCACTCTTACTTTACTTTACATCACATAAGTCTCCCCTTTAACAATTTACTGCCACTACATGCTTCTCATTCCCCGATCACTCCTCAGCTTAGTCGCCCTAAACTGAGTTCGAGTGATCTCGCCATGTATGATGCTTTTccccttgttcttccttaTACATAGCAGCGATGCGATATGGAACGTCTCAGGATGCATCATCTGCTGACTTCAGTTCAGACTTAGCCTCAGAACTTCATACTCGCACAGCCCATCCCAACAATCTCGACTGGTAAGTTGCTTCCATCTTTCACAAGTTGCAAGCTTAATTATACAAGTTTCTAATGTTGGTCGCTGTAGCCGCAATGCCTCGATCTCCTTCTACTCCTAGACGAGCTTGCTCAATTTCATTGGACGCACCGTATCCAACTGGTCGAAACTCATCGAGGAGACGACGAGGAATCAGGCCAACGACTTGCCAAAATTGCGGATGTagggaggtgagtcaaaacCTGAGGTACTTCTATATATCGCATACTGACCATGTACTCTCCTATAGGATGGCACGAACATGTGGCGTAGTAATCCTGATCCGCAACGCATTGCAGGGACCAGAGATAATATGCTCTGCAATGCGTGTGGACTCTGGGTAAGCCGATCGTTCATTGTTGCTCGGATTCATCATCCGCTGATGCTTGTTGTTCGGCGACAGAGGAAAGAGCACGATGTTCATCGTCCTCCTCTCTggtggggaagaagaagatcgtccGCTTCACCCAGTCCATCGTCGACCACATCGGCTGCATCCCCTCAATCTCTACCAATcatcagacgaagaagatcaagaaggggGGCTAACGAAAGACCTTCCTCGCCTTCACCTGCTTCGGATGACAAGGCATCGGGTCAAGTCGCGATGGAAAAAGTAGCGGAAATGCTGCTTGGCTTAAAGGGAcccaaggtgagtttttgAGAATCCTTCTTGAGTAAAGAGAGAATTAGCAATGGCTGACAATCCATTTGTATAGGAGGAAAAACCGGTTCATCCAGCACGAAACCTCCGAGCGCCTTCTCCTATATATAACCGTCCAGCATGGCTCTTTAACCAACCACCGCCGGCCGTCTCCGCTATACCTCCTCCGAAGGGATTTCTCCCGTCATCCAATTTCTCGATCTGACATTTGGATCGACGAGCTCTTGAACCCATCACAATTTCAAGCAGATCGATCAGACCGACTGACTCCCGGAAAAGCCAACGGATACGTTCGTTCCAAGTTGTGAAATACCTCCAATCGAATGTGGTGGAACTTGATTCAGCACATACATGACTTCAAACAACAGTGAATCAATAGTCTCGTAACAAGATCATTTATGGTAATTTCTGATCAGtcattctttcttctttccttcttttgcGACTTTGTCTATTAGTATTTCTTCTTTGGCGATACCTCGATGGTGAATCGCATTTTAGCGATTATTGATGGTTGACGAGAGAATtgtatataaatatatatatatatatatacatcttATCAGTTATACAGAACATGTGAATGTATTCTCATATTAAGTTAACATCCTGTTGATGCATGTATAGTGAGTACGAGTGAGCTATCCAGTATCATCCAGTCatatctcttttccttcctctcttccgCACTAAGCAGTCCACCAGTATAGTTGATCAGCTAAACTCTACATCATGGTATGCTGCAATGTCAtgctcaccttctttcaactttgtTTCTATGGgtttccatttcttctctcccaACCCTTTGGCATAAGCTTCAAGTACCTATCGTATACGATTTGAATCGTCAGTTGACGTGATAACTAAAGGCGAAGAGTGAGAAGTGAAACACACTTACACCAGCATACAATTTCTCAGATTTCGGATGGGTAGAAGCGAACGCTCGTTCCAACACATATAGATCTACAGCGTAATTCTCTGGGAATTGAGCAGTCGACGATAATCCGAAATCTATCAATACCTAAGATGAGCGGGCGGGAGTCAGTGTATATGCTTCTTTCATTTCCTGGAAAATATGAAAGAATGTTTGATTGGGTGGATCATTCCTGTCCAGTTCTGTTTGATTTTAACGAGATAGAATGAGGTTCAAACGTACAATCTCATAAGGCTGTGATTTGTTATCCGGAGTTAACCTAATCATCATATTTGATGTAGTCAAATCACCGTGAATGATAGTTGTTAGATGTAATTTAGCTAATGCTGAGCCTATCGATCGCATGAGGTGGTCTAAGGGGAATCCACGAGGGTGTATTTATCAGCTTTtatccatatccatgtcTTGTCCAGTGTATTCGTCATGAATAATTAGACGTTAGACAGATGGGAAGCTGTGAGAGTAAGActattgactcacctcgtcccACTCCTAATTCCCTCAActtatcccatccttcattcccttcttcgacctccccctccccctgaacatcaacatctctctcatcgtcattggtatcaatatccaattcgatctcttcttcatcctgataCTCCATCTCTCCCTCAGCTCCACCACCAAGCACCTCCCTGACACTCCATCCCTCCACTTTCTCCAAACCTATACATCCCCCCTTTTCATCAACCCACAATACCCTCGGAACTGTCACTCCGTATTTCGCTGCTCTAGCTAGTGAACGAGCTTCGAATGTCAACCTCGAAGCTGTTAGGGAAGCGTCGAGGGAGGGGTGTCGATATTGTTTGGGGAAACGGTATTTGATTATTACccctgatgaagatggggttgaggaagaagaggaagacgaagggGAGGATGGGTTGTATATCtttggaggagggaagagagacGATAGAGCAAAGACTTTCTATAAAAATCATTAGAATATGTCAATATGAACCTCCCAAAACTTGTTGTACGCaggagagagattgagaCTCGTCATGTTTACAGTATTTGTTGAGACGATAGTAAAGATGTTGAGGTACGACTTACCGCTTCTGCACCTTGTTTTATGAGTTCTCCTCTTTCTAGATAACACGTTGAGGGCGAGTAAGAATATGAAGAAGTGGGGGTTGACATTGCTGCTAGGATTTTGAGGACAAACGAGACGATATAGGTGAAGACAATGAAGAAAAGTTGACTTTTGACTTGTTGAGCTGTTGATAAGTTTGCTGTTTTGCtgttgatcaacctccaccaAATTCAAGTAGTATTCAAGTCGAAAACAGTCTACCCGTCGTCTTGGATGACCGTTCGTTTTCTCACCTGTGTGTATGCATATGCAGTCGTAAGGGGAAATCGAGGATCAATATCGGACATGCACAACAGATACATAAAGATGTGTTATAACGATGTATAATGATAGGAATCAATAGTCATAGATATGCACTGGTCGAGTACCGATTATATTCAGGTTACCGATGAACTGCCATCAACGAATCATGAACATAAcatacaaatcatcattttctCGTCAACAGGATGTCTTCCTTCGATACATCTCATCGGTCAAATTCGAttgatcttccaactctttgCTCCTCCGCTGTAGAATCTAGTCCAATCCGATGTAATCCGCATCattctcaaatccatcatcatcccctccaCCCCTTCCTAATCCACCTTTTGAAGCCCAGAAcgctcttctttctttcccacCGCTAGCATTTCCCTTCTTAGGttgaggagggggaggtTCCATATACTGAACCGAACTGTCGGTATCACTATCACTGTCACTATCGCTTGAGATTACATCGAgtttatctttatcttgatTGTTCTTCTTATTCATCTTACTATTATTCGTCTGACTCGTCGATTTGTTCTTATTTTTGCTATTTTTGGATATACTATACCTCGATTCTTCAGGGGGTGAATCCAaaatctcaatatcatcttccgAAACATCACTTGAACCTCCATATCTAGCTTCCACAGCAGCCGCTTTAGCTCTAAGATCATACTTATCTTGTTTGTCAGGTTTGAGCATAGCGAAAGTATCATCTGGTCCAATCtccccatctccatcttcatcataaTCTTCGTAGGAAGAATCTTCAAATTCATATGATGAATCGTTGATATCAGGTTCAGaaacttcatcatcatccacgATAATCGCTCCTACTCCACCATTCGTATTTCGATCTTTCGGTACGGATACAGATGTATCGCGAGATGAGGCTTTTGAACGATCTTTCGTTTTCCGTCGCGGAGTGAATAATATGGGGGGTGGTCGATAGTTGATGACGTATTGTTCTGGGTTGGCGCCCATAGGTATAGATAACAGTTTTTGGAGTTTCCCACTTTGATGGAGTTGTTGAAGAGCTGTACGTTGTTTGAGTGTCTGGAACATCCGTTGAGAAAGTAAATCAGCTACTTTAACTTGAGCCCACATGAACAGATGCGTTTGACCCACCTCCTTGGTTATGCCCATCACACCACTCAATATACTCATCTTATCCGGatctatctcatctttccttctacCCGAAGTTCTCCCGCTCATTTCATCGGCCCTCTCAAACAGTCTCATGAGGAGTAATTCATACGCTCCGGCCAGAGTGTTTTTTACCTGCCTGATCCCAAACGATCCACCTGAAATATCGTTATCTGTACAAAAACAGAATAGCCCATGAGCGTTATACAGCTATACATGGGATATCTTGCTCACCTCTATCTTGTGGATCTTCAATGCTCAACAAGAAGCTCTGATTAGGTCTCAGCCAACCTCTAGAAGACTTCAGATAATAATAACCACCTTTACGTATCGATAACCCTACATCTTGATAGTTGAAATTACGTCCATATAATTCGAAAAACTCAATTAGGAGTGTACCCAGATTCTCCTCCGGATCTAATTCTGATTTGCGCAATTTCGGATGTACCTGCAAACACCAGAGCGTCATCCATCAGCTGTCATCTCTCAAAGTAAAGAAAAAGAACAAGTGAAAGAAGCCCAACACACCTGTAAGAAACTGATGACAAGACAGATAACCGCATAACTCCCCAACCCTCCGGTGTATACCTCATTCATCGATCTTTGACTCAGGAAAGATTTCACTACCAATATCAACTGTCTTGAGCCAGGTAGAGAATCAAGATactgattgatgattttaCTAGCTGATATACCGTTTACTTGATTCAATGATATATCGACGTTTAATTTGCCTAGGAAAGAATGAAAAGCACATATCAGATTTACGTGCTTTTGTCATACTGAGCAGTGGGACCATGAACGAGAGATGATGTGGACTTGAtcatgaactcaccttcattaGTTATAAATTTGATGATAGGTACTCTAGCTCTTGATATTATTGCCACCTCGTCCGTTATTCTAGccatcctcatcgctctAGCCATATCAGCTAGTAATCTAGCTTTGTTAGATTCCGAAAAGTGCTTGTTCGTGACCACCAAATCGATATCGCTATGTGCAAGGATAGTCGGAATTAGTTTGAATCGAGTAAGAAACACGATGAGGAAATGCATGTAACTCACCCCTGCGGTAGATACAGCTGCGTCTGCCAACTTCCAAAAGGTGTAACCTCAGCATCAGGCCAAAGTTTCAGTATGCTCCTACTGATCAATTCGATCATGAATAGCCTAACTTCGAATTCTTCTTTAGTTGGTGAGACGTATTTATAAAACGCgttgatctcttcatttAACCTATCTCAAaatctcgtcagcttcaTAGTCCCacatcgatgatgaaggcTACACCAGTAGCTGAAATATCGAGGCTCACATCTCAGAAGGATCTCTACATttcttccaatctaccaaatcACACCATGGTGCATGTCTTTCATTCGcttttctctcctctttcaaatTCCTAGGTCCagtctcatctttctctttttccttttgtTTATCCTTTTCTCTATCTcgtttacctttcttctgctttttaGTCGACTTCTTGTCTTTATCTTTTCCCGTATCTGGCTGTTGCGTTATGGCAGATCCCGCGTCTGatacttttcttttccctttcctacTACTACTGCTGGTACTATTCTCCGTGTTTGTAACCGGTTTAGGATGTAAAGACGCTAGTCCTGTTTTCGAGGTGGAAGGACCAGCTTCGGGAGGAGGGGACAAACCGAAGGATATGAAATCTGCTCCTTGAGAGAAATCCGTCGGTGGTGGCTGGGCCATCGTGGAGTATTAGCCGAGGGGACAATGCTGAATACAAGATGTAAAAGTGGGTGAGTGCAATGAAGGATACCAACAATTCACGATGgttttgatttcatcttcagaGTGCATGTAGTGGAGGACAATCGATCAACTTTTCGAGTGAGGATGGATGGACGATTACGTAAATATAATTCAAACACACGTCATTC
The nucleotide sequence above comes from Kwoniella europaea PYCC6329 chromosome 1, complete sequence. Encoded proteins:
- a CDS encoding EKC/KEOPS complex subunit BUD32 yields the protein MSTPTSSYSYSPSTCYLERGELIKQGAEAKVFALSSLFPPPKIYNPSSPSSSSSSSTPSSSGVIIKYRFPKQYRHPSLDASLTASRLTFEARSLARAAKYGVTVPRVLWVDEKGGCIGLEKVEGWSVREVLGGGAEGEMEYQDEEEIELDIDTNDDERDVDVQGEGEVEEGNEGWDKLRELGVGRDHLMRSIGSALAKLHLTTIIHGDLTTSNMMIRLTPDNKSQPYEIVLIDFGLSSTAQFPENYAVDLYVLERAFASTHPKSEKLYAGVLEAYAKGLGEKKWKPIETKLKEVRKRGRKRDMTG